The nucleotide window GCGAATTCACACCGGCAATTTGAGATAATACTTTCTTTATTTGATAAATATATTCTTTCCAACCAATATAACTTGATAAAATATTGAATAGGATTGAATTATCCAATAGCATAATTTTAATCTTATCATTATAGAATAAAGGAGTACCACCTAAGCTTAAATTTAAACCTCCTACTGGTAAATTTTTAGATGGTGCGTTAGTGTAAATATAACTTTCATCTAGATTTTGAAATATTGTCCCAACAACTATTTCAAATGGCAAATGAGAATCGTATCGCACTTCAACAAATGCGTCAACAATCCTATCTGGACTAATAGATTTTGGTATATCCAAAATAATTTTATGCTTTTAGAAAATAAATATCTCTTTTCTTAATATCCTTATATAAATGTATTAATAATTTAATTAACAAGACTTAAGTTGATTGTTAACAAATATATAAACTTTTAATCATTAATGAAATTAAGGTTGTTTCTCAAAATATATTCAAATTTTAATATATCTCCCAAAGTAAAAAAAAGTGGAGCATATCGGAGTCGAACCGATGACCTCTACGCTGCCAGCGTAGCGCTCTAGCCAGCTGAGCTAATGCCCCATTTTTGGCTGTAAATATATCTTTTTTATTTTAATCCGCTCAATACTAAGACAGGAATAGTTGAACTGTGAAAATCTTTTTTCAAAATGACATCATCTTCCCAAAGCTTTGAGAAAAATCCACGTTTGCGCCTTACCACGCACAACAAATCTGGACTATGATTCTTGTAATGCTCTAGTACGGCTTGAAATGTCGTAGGACTCTCTGCTTCTGTGGTATTGGTAACCATTGCCTTTAGTTCATCATTTATCTCAAAGTCTTCGGGATTATGATAAGGGGTTTTTACCAACAACAAATTAAGAACAGCCTTAAACTGATTTTTTATACTATGTATTGGTTGCAGTACACCCTCGCGTTTAACAACAGCAGATTTTAATGCCAATAACATTTTTACTATTGGCTTGTATACATAACCCTCTGGTACAATTAAAGCGGGTATTTGCGTTCGTTTTATAATCTTTCCAGATGTTTTGCCTAAATAAACCTCATCCTTAATAGAATTCGTTCTTGGTTCTAAAATAATTAGGTCTACATCTAGGGCATGACACACTTTCTCAATAGTATCAATCAATTTGCCCTTAAAAGTTTTGGTAACAACATCCACACCTTTAGTGTCAATTGCTGCAACGTGCGATTCTAAAAAAGCTTTAGACTCTCGCTCCAAAATATGATCTACTTTTATCATAGTTCCTGCTTTGGTGTAAACGTTATATATTTGAACCACATATACCTTAGCGCCAAAAGCTTTGGCAAAGTCAACAGCATATTGTAAATGCGATTTTGCGTTTTTTGAAGACCCAACAGGAACTAAAATCGTTTTCATGTGCTAATTTTTATTGTTTTTCAATGGTCAAGGAACATCCTAATATAATTTTCGCTGTATCACTAAAGCTTAATCATGGATGTTTCATAGTTATAATTCTTTAAAACAAAAGTACAATTTAAAAATGATTAGAAAAGGGAAGATTGGAGATATAGAAACGATTATGGAGTTAACCAAAGCCTGTGCAAAAGCCATGATTGCAAATGGTATTTGTCAATGGAACGAACATTATCCTAACGCATCAGCTTTTATTAAGGATGTTAAAAGAGGAGAGCTCTATATTTTAGAATTAGACGCTGAAATAAAAGGTACAATTGTTATTTCAACCTTTATGGATGAAGAATATAAACCTATAAAATGGTTAACAAAAAACGACCACAATCTATACATTCATCGTTTGGCTATTCATCCTTCTATACAAGGCAAAGGCTTTGCGCAACAACTCATGAATTTTGCAGAGCAATACGCTATAGAAAACAACTATCACTCCATAAGATTAGATACCTTTTCTCAGAACAAAAGAAACCAAAAGTTTTACGAACTTCGTGGCTATAAACGATTGGGAGATATTTATTTTCCTAAACAAAGCGAATTTCCTTTTCACTGTTACGAATTAGTCCTTTGAGCACAACAAAAATTACTTTAAAACAAATCAATAAACTTGCTATACCAGCATTAATCTCTGGTATTTCTGAGCCTATTTTATCTTTAACCGATGCTGCAATTATTGGTAATATGGACTTAAATGCCACAGAGTCTTTAGCAGCTGTAGGTATCGTTACCACATTTTTATCCATGCTCATTTGGGTTTTAGGACAAACGCGTAGTGCAATTTCATCTATTGTTTCTCAATACTTAGGTGCAGATCAACTAAGCGAAGTAAAAAATCTACCTGCACAAGCCATGTTTATCATTACATCGCTTAGCTTAATAATTATTGCTGTAACCTATCCTTTAGCTTCACAAATTTTTAAACTCTATAATGCTTCAGATTTAATATTAACCTACAGTGTAGACTATTACCATATACGTGTGTTTGGTTTTCCGTTTACACTCTTTACTATCGCTGTTTTTGGTACATTTAGAGGCTTGCAAAACACCTATTACCCAATGCTTATTGCTATTACTGGTGCAGTAGCTAATATAATTTTGGATATTGTTTTGGTTTATGGTATCGAAGGGTTCATTCCTGCTATGCATATTAAAGGAGCCGCTTATGCAAGTGTCTTTGCTCAGGTAATAATGGCACTTCTCTCTGTTTATTACATACTTAAAAAAACAGACATACCTTTGTTGGTTAAATTTCCTTTTAACAAAGAGATTAATCGTTTTATATTAATGATTGCCAACTTATTTATTAGAACTATTGCGCTTAATGTAGCTTTGTATTTTGGCACAAGCTATGCCACAAAATATGGCACTACATATATCGCAGCTTATACAATAGCTATAAATCTTTGGTTTCTGGGTGCTTTTCTTATTGATGGTTATGCAAGTGCAGGAAATATATTATCAGGTAAATTATATGGTGCTAAAGACTATAAAACACTCATGGCGCTTAGTAATAAACTTATAAAATATGGTGTTGTAGTCGGTGTAATAATTGGCTTAGTTGGTGCGGTTTTCTATTATCCAATTGGTTCTATTTTTACGGATGATAAAGCTGTGTTAGAAGAATTTAGTAAGGTGTTTTGGATGATTCTTGCTATGCAACCTTTATGTGCGCTTGCCTTTATATTCGATGGAGTTTTTAAAGGCTTAGGAAAAATGGAATACCTAAGAAACGTATTGTTATTTTCAACGCTTCTTGTATTTATTCCTGTTATTTTTACTACTGATGCTTTAGATTATAAACTTCACGGTATATTCATTGCCTTTACACTTTGGATTATAGCAAGAGGGCTTCCACTAATTATAAAATTTAGAAAAACATTCAATACACTAATCCAAAACACTTAAATTTGAACAATAATCATTAAGAAGCATAAACGCTATTATTTATGAACTTATTAGTATCACTTCTACAAGAAGTTAATATTGAAGAAAAACTAAAAAACGCACCAGACGATAACTATAGTATTGGAGTGTTTATTGGTTCAATGATCCCATTTGTAATTTTAGTGATAATTGCTTACCTAGTTTATAGATATAACAAGAAAAGAGTAAAAGACGAGTAATATGGGAAATAGACTTTTTTTAATCTTAGCAATCGTACTTATTATCATCTACTTTTATAACAGAAACAAAAGACGTTAGTCTATCTTGTTTTTAACCAGCCTGTTATACTGAGTCTAGGTGTATTTACCGGTTTTACCTCATGCTCTAAAATCTGACTCTCAAAAATTACCACCTTACCAGGAAAAGGATAAATAGTTTCTTCTCCGTTTTCTAAATATAATACCAGTTCGCCACCGTTTTCAGGCTTCCAGTTTTCTTCATTTAAATAGCAGACAAAAGAGAGCTTTCTTCTGTCGTCATACTGAAATGTATCTAAATGGCGCTTGTAAAATGTCCCTTCTGGATAAATAGCATAGTGAAATTCTTTTTGGTTTATACCCAAAAAACAGGTGCGGTTGAGATAATCTTTTAGGTCATTTATTTTATCAAAAAACAACTGCTCAGACACATTAATATTTTGCTCATCAATCCAAAGGATAATATCGCCTCTTACTTTGGCCTTTATAACTTCATTAGTTCGGTTACCTATTGCTGATTTTTTAAAACTGTCCTCCTCGTACTTTTGCAATAACGAAGCTCTTAAAGCTGTTACCTCATCTCTCGTAAAAAAATCATCAATAATGGTGTATTGTTTAGATCCTAGATCTGCTATAATATTCTCGTACAGAACGTTTTCTGTAAACGAAATAGATTCAAATAGACTTTTCAATTTAGTCTAAAAATTAAGGGGAGTTTTCATTTAGCTTTATATTTAATTTCTAAAAAAGTGCGCAAATGTAATCTAAAAAGTTATTCGCTTTACATTTATAATATCTTTGCAGTATTATTTTTTTGAAATGAGTAAAATCCGAATTACAAAACAATTCTCTTTTGAAGCTGGTCATGCATTGCATGGTTACGATGGTAAATGTAGAAATTTACATGGTCACAGCTATTATTTATATGTTACAGTTATTGGCTCACCAATCCAAGACGACAAAAACGTGAAGCACGGGATGGTGATAGATTTTGGCGATTTAAAAAAAATTGTCAAAGATGAAATTGTTGATGTTTTTGATCATAGCATGATTTTTAACAAAAACACACCTCATCTCGAACTAGCAACAGACTTAAAAAATCGTGGTCATAATGTTATTCTGGTAGATTACCAGCCAACAACTGAAATGATGATTATTGATTTTGCCAAAAAAATCAAAAAGCGTTTACCAAACAATATAGAACTACATTCCTTAAAACTTCAAGAAACGGCCACTAGTTTCGCTGAGTGGTATGCTTCTGAAAATGAGTAAAAATCATCACATAGAAATCCCAGAAGGCAAGAAAATATATTTTGCTTCAGACAACCATCTAGGTGCGCCAACCATGGAAGCTTCCCGTCCTAGAGAGAGAAAGTTTGTAGCTTGGTTAGACCATGTAAAACAAGATGCTGCAGCGATTTTCTTGATGGGAGATTTATTTGATTTTTGGTTTGAATATAAAACAGTTATTCCAAAAGGTTTTGCTAGGACATTAGGTAAATTAGCAGAGATTACAGACTCTGGAATTCCAGTATATTATTTTGTGGGTAACCATGATTTATGGATGAGTGGTTATTTTGAAGACGAACTCAATATTCCTGTTTTCCACACACCTCAAGAATTCACATTTAAAATGAATACTGAGCGTAGTCGAAGTACATTTTTTATTGGTCACGGAGATGGCTTAGGTCCAGGCGATAAAGGCTATAAACGCATGAAAAAAGTCTTTACCAATCCATTTTTTAAATGGTTATTTAGATGGTTACATCCAGATATTGGAGTGAGAATAGCCCAATACTTGTCTGTAAAAAACAAATTGATTTCTGGTGATGATGATGCCAAGTTTTTAGGGGAAGACAATGAGTGGTTGGTCACCTATTGCAAAAGTAAACTTAAACAACAACACTATGATTATTTTGTTTTTGGTCATAGGCACTTGCCGTTAGATATTCAGTTAAATGCAAATTCAAAATATATGAACCTAGGTGACTGGATTCAATATTATACCTATGGAGTTTTTGATGGCTCTACACTTAAATTGAAAGAATATTAAGATTTTATTTCATCGAACTTCTCTTCGATATCTTCTTGTAAATCGAGCTCTCTTAATGCTTTGTTTTTTAAGCTCATAATAACAACCGTTAAAAGCGTAACCGAACCACCTAGAACAACTGCCAAAGGTGCGCCAAAAATACGTGCTGCTATACCGCTCTCTACTGCACCTAACTCATTAGAAGACCCAACAAACATAGAGTTCACAGCGCCCACTCGACCTCGCATATGATCTGGAGTTTTAAGTTGAAGAATGGTTTGACGTACCACCATAGAGATACCATCAAACACACCAGAAAAGAACAAGGCAATAACACTAAGCCACAGTAATTTTGAAGCGCCAAACACAATCATAAATACACCAAAACCAAACACTGACACTAGTAATTTTTTACCTGTATTCTTCGTAATAGGAATATAAGTAGTAGCTACCATGGTTATAATACTTCCAGAAGACAAAGCAGCATTTAAAATTCCGAATCCTCTAGGACCTGCATCCAATACATCTTTAGCAAATACCGCAAAAATAGCTACTGCTCCACCAAAAAGTACAGCGACCATATCTAGAGTTAATGCGCCTAAAATAACCTTATCGTTAAAGACAAATTTAATTCCAGATTTAAGACTTTCTTTTATAGATTCGTTTGTTGCTTTGTTTAAAATTGGCTTTTTATCTATTCTAAACACAAACAGCAAAGCTAACATTACTAATCCAAAAATAATTCCTAAGGTATAGTGTACACCTATCCAAGCTATCAAGAAACCTCCACACAGCGCACCAAAAACACTTGCCCCTTTCCAAGTACTACTACTCCATGTTGCTGCATTAGGATAGGCTGACTTCGGTACTATTAAAGCAATTAATGAAAAAATGGTTGGACCAAAAAATGCTCTCAAAACACCTCCAAAAAACACTAAACTATAAATACCAATTAAGATGCTTTTGGTACTCCAACTTGCTTCGATTTGTTCTGAAGTCAACCAAAACAAGCCAAAACTAATTAAAGAGAATAGTGCTATACATAATGTAAAAAGATTACGTTTTTCCTTTCGATCTACAATATGACCTGCAAATGGTGCCAAAAAGAACGCTGGTAAAAATTCGCAAAGCCCTATCATTCCTAAACTTAATTCGTCATTCGTTAAAGAATAGACCTGCCATTCTATAACAACAAATTGCATAGACCACCCAAAGACCAAAGCAAATCTCACCAATAAAAATATATTGAATTCCTTAAACCTTAGTGCTGCGTATGGATCGTTTTTATTCAAAAAAGTAAAAACAAGATATTATTTATATGTTAAAAGACATCCGTTTATTTACCACGTTTCAAAAACGTGTTAAGTAAATCAAGTTTTATTAACATATTTTTCTTATATGTTAATAAAAAAAGTATATCATAACTTATAGTCATATTCTGCAAATAATTTTAATAAACCATTATTGACAAAATAGCTGTCTCTTCCAATAACAACCTTTGTTAAAATATTACCATCGCTCATAGCTAATTCATTCAAGTATTTAGAAGCAGTCTGTCTACTGACCTTTAAATCTCTTTTCAAAAAATCGATTTTAGTATACGGATGCTTAAATAGATTATTTATCAAATCTTGGCTGTAAAACTTAAAATTATCTCTAATAAAAAACTTATAGCTTTGCATTTCTTTTTTCATATCAGTAATAAGCTTAACTGCCTGATTGGAAACAGATTCAATGGCATCAAGAATAAAACAAATCCAAGGCTCCCAATCTCCAAAATCTCTAACACTTTGAAGTAATTTATAATATTCCGCTTTATTCTGAATTATATATCTGCTAAGGTATAAAGAAGGATACTCCAATAAATTCCTTCTTACTAGATATAGGATATTAATTATTCTACCTACTCTTCCATTACCATCATAAAAAGGATGTATGCTTTCGAACTGATGATGAATTACTGCCATTTTTATTAATGGGTCTAAATCATCTAATAAATCATTATTGATATAATCTATAAGATTATTCATTAGCTCCTTAATAACTAATTTAGATTGAGGAGGTGTATATACTACTTCGTTTGTTTTATCATTCTTTAAATCAGTTCCTGGTAACGTTCGGTAACCAGCATTGTTTTGTTCTAATTCCTTGTGTATTTCTAGAACAGAACTATTTGTTATTAGTCTATTTTTATGAACATATTCATACCCAGTCTTGAGTGCTGACGCATAGTTTTGCACTTCCTTAGCGGCTATATTTTTTACTAAATTTAAGTTCAGTTCAGCCTTGAATAGTTCATCATGAGTAGTAATTATGTTTTCTACAGCCGAACTATCTTTCGCTTCTTGAAGAGATAGTGTGTTTACTAGAATGGACGGATTAGGCATAGTAGCCGCTACACCCTTTAACTCTGCTAGTGCAGCCCTAGCATTTGGGAGTTTCTTCAAAACTTTTTTAGTTTCAATATCTACTTTTAGGGGTAAGTTTTCTAAAATATACATAACTGGATTTTACCAATATTACAAAAATTAGAGAATATGGTTTAGGATTTCAGATCTTTAACTCTCAATTGCAAACTCACATCTCCATTCCAATGATTTTCATCAATGGTGTAGGCTGCATCAAAGGTATTTTTGTTTTTAATAATATCTAATTTATCTCCCAATCCAAAACCAATGCAGATTATTGGATTACTGTTAGATTGTTTTGCTGTAAAACGCAAATGTTTATCGTCTTCGCCAACACATTTTCCCCAACCGGTATCTTGTACACCTTGTGTCATAAAAACTGGCGTCATATTTCCTGGTCCAAATGGTGCAAATTGTCGCATAATTCTATAAAGTTTATGATCTATCTGGCTAAGTTCTATCTGCAAATCTACCTTTAACTCTGGTGTTAATAGCTTCGGATCTATGGTGTCTTTAACAACAGTTTCAAATTTTGCTTTAAATGCCTCGTAATTTTCAGGCAACAACGTTAAACCAGCGGCATATTTATGGCCACCAAACTGCTCTATAAATTCCGAACACGCTTCTAATGCGTTATACACATCAAAACCTTTTACCGAACGTGCCGAAGCGGCTAATCTTTCACCACTTTTTGTAAATACCAATGTTGGTCTGTAATAGGTCTCAGTAAGCCTAGAAGCAACAATACCTATGACTCCCTTGTGCCAGTTTTCGTTATAAACAACGGTTGTAAATCGGTCCTGCTCTTCATTTTTTTCAATTTGAAGTAAGGCTTCTTCGGTGATGAGTCTGTCGGTTTCCTTTCGATCTGTATTAAACTGATCGATATCCACAGCATAACTCGCTGCTAGATTAAAATCGGTTTCAGTTAATAAAGTTACAGCATGGTTACCATGTTTCATTCGTCCTGCTGCATTAATACGTGGCGCCACAATAAAAACCACATCGATAATGGATAATTCTTCCTTTTTAACCTCTGCAATAATGGCTTTTATACCTGGTCTTGGATTATTATTTATAACCTGCAACCCAAAATAGGCTAAAGCTCTATTTTCGCCAACAATAGGTACAATATCTGCACCAATTGCTGTGGCTACCAAATCGAGATACTCGGTTAAATCTTCTGTAGTTTGGCCTTGTCCAGAGGCTAAAGCAGTGATTAACTTAAAACCAACTCCACAACCACAAAGTTCTTTAAAAGGATACTCACAATCTTCTCGTTTGGGATCTAAAACTGCAACTGCATCGGGAATTTCATTTCCTGGTCTGTGATGATCGCAAATAATAAAATCAATGCCTTTTTCTTTGGCATAGGCTATCTTTTCAATAGCTTTTATTCCACAATCCAGTGCTATAATAAGTGTAAAATCATTATCGTGAGCAAAATCAATACCTTGGTAAGACACACCGTAACCCTCTTCGTAGCGATCTGGAATATAGGTGGCTACATTCGCTGTTCTGGTTTTTAAATACGAGGACATTAAAGCCACAGCCGTAGTGCCATCCACATCATAATCACCATAAACTAAAATATTTTCTCCTTCAGTAATGGCTTGCTCTACGCGTGCAACGGCCTTGTCCATATCCTTCATAAGGTATGGATTATGCAAATCGTTATAACTTGGTCTAAAAAACGTCTTGGCATCTTTAAAAGTTTCGATGCCGCGTTGCAACAATAATGTCGCTACAATATCATCGACCTGAAGTGCGTTTTTTAAAGCTTCAACTTTTGATGTGTCTGGTTTTGGTTTTAGTGTCCAGCGCATAAAAATAGCTCCTTAAATTCCCAAAAGAGAGAACTTTTAATTAATTAATGAAAATGGATTTCGGTTTCAACTTTTGCAAACTGCCTAAACATTTCCATGACTCCACAATATTTTTCGACTGAAAGATTAACGGCACGTTCACACTTTTTCTTATTTAAATCTGAGCCGTAAAAATGATAGTCAACCTGCACACTGTGATAATATTTAGGA belongs to Winogradskyella sp. J14-2 and includes:
- the recJ gene encoding single-stranded-DNA-specific exonuclease RecJ, giving the protein MRWTLKPKPDTSKVEALKNALQVDDIVATLLLQRGIETFKDAKTFFRPSYNDLHNPYLMKDMDKAVARVEQAITEGENILVYGDYDVDGTTAVALMSSYLKTRTANVATYIPDRYEEGYGVSYQGIDFAHDNDFTLIIALDCGIKAIEKIAYAKEKGIDFIICDHHRPGNEIPDAVAVLDPKREDCEYPFKELCGCGVGFKLITALASGQGQTTEDLTEYLDLVATAIGADIVPIVGENRALAYFGLQVINNNPRPGIKAIIAEVKKEELSIIDVVFIVAPRINAAGRMKHGNHAVTLLTETDFNLAASYAVDIDQFNTDRKETDRLITEEALLQIEKNEEQDRFTTVVYNENWHKGVIGIVASRLTETYYRPTLVFTKSGERLAASARSVKGFDVYNALEACSEFIEQFGGHKYAAGLTLLPENYEAFKAKFETVVKDTIDPKLLTPELKVDLQIELSQIDHKLYRIMRQFAPFGPGNMTPVFMTQGVQDTGWGKCVGEDDKHLRFTAKQSNSNPIICIGFGLGDKLDIIKNKNTFDAAYTIDENHWNGDVSLQLRVKDLKS
- a CDS encoding universal stress protein, whose protein sequence is MKTILVPVGSSKNAKSHLQYAVDFAKAFGAKVYVVQIYNVYTKAGTMIKVDHILERESKAFLESHVAAIDTKGVDVVTKTFKGKLIDTIEKVCHALDVDLIILEPRTNSIKDEVYLGKTSGKIIKRTQIPALIVPEGYVYKPIVKMLLALKSAVVKREGVLQPIHSIKNQFKAVLNLLLVKTPYHNPEDFEINDELKAMVTNTTEAESPTTFQAVLEHYKNHSPDLLCVVRRKRGFFSKLWEDDVILKKDFHSSTIPVLVLSGLK
- a CDS encoding GNAT family N-acetyltransferase, with protein sequence MIRKGKIGDIETIMELTKACAKAMIANGICQWNEHYPNASAFIKDVKRGELYILELDAEIKGTIVISTFMDEEYKPIKWLTKNDHNLYIHRLAIHPSIQGKGFAQQLMNFAEQYAIENNYHSIRLDTFSQNKRNQKFYELRGYKRLGDIYFPKQSEFPFHCYELVL
- a CDS encoding 6-pyruvoyl trahydropterin synthase family protein, whose translation is MSKIRITKQFSFEAGHALHGYDGKCRNLHGHSYYLYVTVIGSPIQDDKNVKHGMVIDFGDLKKIVKDEIVDVFDHSMIFNKNTPHLELATDLKNRGHNVILVDYQPTTEMMIIDFAKKIKKRLPNNIELHSLKLQETATSFAEWYASENE
- a CDS encoding 2OG-Fe(II) oxygenase, translating into MKSLFESISFTENVLYENIIADLGSKQYTIIDDFFTRDEVTALRASLLQKYEEDSFKKSAIGNRTNEVIKAKVRGDIILWIDEQNINVSEQLFFDKINDLKDYLNRTCFLGINQKEFHYAIYPEGTFYKRHLDTFQYDDRRKLSFVCYLNEENWKPENGGELVLYLENGEETIYPFPGKVVIFESQILEHEVKPVNTPRLSITGWLKTR
- a CDS encoding UDP-2,3-diacylglucosamine diphosphatase yields the protein MEIPEGKKIYFASDNHLGAPTMEASRPRERKFVAWLDHVKQDAAAIFLMGDLFDFWFEYKTVIPKGFARTLGKLAEITDSGIPVYYFVGNHDLWMSGYFEDELNIPVFHTPQEFTFKMNTERSRSTFFIGHGDGLGPGDKGYKRMKKVFTNPFFKWLFRWLHPDIGVRIAQYLSVKNKLISGDDDAKFLGEDNEWLVTYCKSKLKQQHYDYFVFGHRHLPLDIQLNANSKYMNLGDWIQYYTYGVFDGSTLKLKEY
- a CDS encoding MATE family efflux transporter; its protein translation is MSTTKITLKQINKLAIPALISGISEPILSLTDAAIIGNMDLNATESLAAVGIVTTFLSMLIWVLGQTRSAISSIVSQYLGADQLSEVKNLPAQAMFIITSLSLIIIAVTYPLASQIFKLYNASDLILTYSVDYYHIRVFGFPFTLFTIAVFGTFRGLQNTYYPMLIAITGAVANIILDIVLVYGIEGFIPAMHIKGAAYASVFAQVIMALLSVYYILKKTDIPLLVKFPFNKEINRFILMIANLFIRTIALNVALYFGTSYATKYGTTYIAAYTIAINLWFLGAFLIDGYASAGNILSGKLYGAKDYKTLMALSNKLIKYGVVVGVIIGLVGAVFYYPIGSIFTDDKAVLEEFSKVFWMILAMQPLCALAFIFDGVFKGLGKMEYLRNVLLFSTLLVFIPVIFTTDALDYKLHGIFIAFTLWIIARGLPLIIKFRKTFNTLIQNT
- a CDS encoding MFS transporter; the encoded protein is MNKNDPYAALRFKEFNIFLLVRFALVFGWSMQFVVIEWQVYSLTNDELSLGMIGLCEFLPAFFLAPFAGHIVDRKEKRNLFTLCIALFSLISFGLFWLTSEQIEASWSTKSILIGIYSLVFFGGVLRAFFGPTIFSLIALIVPKSAYPNAATWSSSTWKGASVFGALCGGFLIAWIGVHYTLGIIFGLVMLALLFVFRIDKKPILNKATNESIKESLKSGIKFVFNDKVILGALTLDMVAVLFGGAVAIFAVFAKDVLDAGPRGFGILNAALSSGSIITMVATTYIPITKNTGKKLLVSVFGFGVFMIVFGASKLLWLSVIALFFSGVFDGISMVVRQTILQLKTPDHMRGRVGAVNSMFVGSSNELGAVESGIAARIFGAPLAVVLGGSVTLLTVVIMSLKNKALRELDLQEDIEEKFDEIKS
- a CDS encoding Fic family protein codes for the protein MYILENLPLKVDIETKKVLKKLPNARAALAELKGVAATMPNPSILVNTLSLQEAKDSSAVENIITTHDELFKAELNLNLVKNIAAKEVQNYASALKTGYEYVHKNRLITNSSVLEIHKELEQNNAGYRTLPGTDLKNDKTNEVVYTPPQSKLVIKELMNNLIDYINNDLLDDLDPLIKMAVIHHQFESIHPFYDGNGRVGRIINILYLVRRNLLEYPSLYLSRYIIQNKAEYYKLLQSVRDFGDWEPWICFILDAIESVSNQAVKLITDMKKEMQSYKFFIRDNFKFYSQDLINNLFKHPYTKIDFLKRDLKVSRQTASKYLNELAMSDGNILTKVVIGRDSYFVNNGLLKLFAEYDYKL